A stretch of DNA from Thermovirga sp.:
CAATCTTTTCTGACTTTGCTAGAAACCTGTCCCTCAACAGTCCTGCGGGTATTTCCGAGGGAACCCCAAGGAGTCCCGCGAGGAGCCCCGCCGCCACGATCCCGGTATAGACAGGGCCTCCTGCCTCTTGGCCCTTCTCCATCAGCGGCACATTTAAAAAGGTACCTTCCGTGTCGGCCAGTTCATCCTTGATCTCCCCGGCATCTCCCAGGATGAGCGTCCCCGGAGAGATGCGCTTCCTGATATTCGCCCTAATGCCGCCGTTCAGGGGGAGCAATATGTCAATCCTGTCGACAAGAGCCCTCACTCTCCCGGAGGAGATCCGTATCTCTGTGGAGTTGCTTCCACCCCTGACCCTGGACATATACTCCCTGCTCGCGAATACGTGGTAACCGGCCTTTCTGAATGAATCGACCAGGATCTCCTCCAGTGTCTGAACGCCCTGGCCTGCCGCACCGCACAAAACCAGTGATAGGTCGCTGTTTCCTTTCGAGGGAAATTGGAACATCCTATCTCCTCCCTGTTCCAGGAGGGGGCAAACCCATCCTGTTGATTGGCCTTACGTTATGAACAGGACGGCCCACCTTTCGGTGGGCCGTCCTGTTCAGTTTTCGAGTGTCACGGGATATCCTGACTCTTCAAGGGCCTGGACGACCTTTTCTTCGAAAGGCTGGCCTGCGAATAGCTTCTTCTCCTCGAGGGAAACCCTGAAGTCGCTCACTCCCATCGACTCCAGGACCCCGGTTATCCTCTTGACGCAGTGACCGCACGACATATCCGGTACCCTGTAGGAATACTCCTTGCTCATTCAGATTTCCCCCTTCCTTATGGTCAGTGAATTCAACA
This window harbors:
- a CDS encoding heavy-metal-associated domain-containing protein, yielding MSKEYSYRVPDMSCGHCVKRITGVLESMGVSDFRVSLEEKKLFAGQPFEEKVVQALEESGYPVTLEN